Part of the Streptomyces sp. NBC_01460 genome, TCTGGCCTGCCCGCGCTCGGCGAGAAGGGCGCCGGCGACCGGATCACCTACCGCGTCCCTGACTTCGACGACCCGGCCGTGCGTGCCCGCTACGCAGGTCGCCGCACCGCCGTCATCGGCTCCGGCGCCTCCGCCTTCACCGCCCTGGCGTACCTCGCCGGCCTCGCCACGTCCGACGACGGCGCGGGCACGAAGGGGGTGTGGGTCCTGCGCCGGGGTATCTCCGGCTCGACCTTCGGCGGGGGCAGCGCCGACCAGCTCCCCGCCCGCGGTGCGCTCGGGCTCGCGGCGAGGGCTGCTGTCGACGAGGGGCACGCCGACGCGGTCACCGGATTCCGCACCGAAGCGATCGAGCGCGACACCGACGGCCGCCTGGTCCTGGTGGGCGAGGACGGGCGCCGTCTGGACGCGGTCGACGAAGTCATCGTGCTGACCGGCCTCCGCCCCGACCTCGGCTTCCTCGACGAGCTCCGCCTCGGCCTGGACGAGCGGCTCCAGGCTCCGGCCGGGCTGGCTCCGCTCATCGACCCCAACCAGCACTCCTGCGGCACCGTCCCCCCGCACGGGCACCGGGAGCTCTCCCACCCGGAATCCGGGGTCTACCTGGTCGGCATGAAGTCCTACGGCCGCGCCCCGACCTTCCTCGCCATGACCGGTTACGAGCAGGTCCGCTCCGTGGCCGCCGCGCTCGCCGGCGACCTGGAGGCGGCCGACCGCGTCGAACTCACCCTCCCCGAAACCGGGGTCTGCGGCGGAGCCGGGCTGTTCGACGACCCGGCCACCGCACAGACCGACGCCGCGGGCTGCTGCGCGACCCCGGAGACGGCCCTGGTGCAGCTCGGTGTCCGCGCACCGGCCGCTGCCGCAGCCGTGGACGAAGCGCCGGCGGGCGGTTGCTGCGGCTCGTGACCGACCTCGACGCCGCTGAGCGTGGCGTCCCGGCCGGTTGGCAGCACCCGCTGACCTCCGCCGGCCCGGCCCACTTCAAGGGACGGTGAGAACGATCTTTCCGTGGGCCTGGTGGGAGCGCAGCCGTTCCACGGCCTCGGCGGCCGTGTCGAAGGACAGCGTGGTGTCGACCACTGGCCGGACCCGCGCGTCGGCGACGGCCTGCAACAGGTGTCTTCCCGCAGTGGCGATGACGTCGCCGAGTTCGGCGGGCCGGGTGAAGCCGAAGGAGACGCCCGAGACGCTCAGGTGGCGGTAGGAGAGGGCGTCGAGGTCGATGGTGGCCTCGGCCGTGTCGAGGCGGCCGATGTTGACCACGGCGCCGTCGGTGCGGGTGGCCGGCAGACAGGCGGCGAAGACGCGGCCGCCGACGTGGTCGAGGGCCACATCGACGCCCTCGCCGCCGGTGGCCTCCAGCACTGCCCGGGCGAGGTCCTGGCCACCGGTGAGCACGACGGTGTCGGCCCCCGCGCCGATGAGCAGGTCGCGCTTGGCCGCGCCGCGAGTGGTGGCGATGATCTGTCCCGCGCCGAGGGCCTTGGCGATCTGCACGCCGATCAGGCCGATGCCGGAGGTGGCCCCGGTGATCAGCACCGACTGCCCGGCCCGGAACCCGGCGGCCATGAGGGCGCCGTGCTCGGTGAGCAGCCCGGTGGGCAGCGCGCATGCCTCCTCGTAGCCGAGTTCGTCGGGGACGGGCAGGACGTGGCGGTGATCGGCCAGGACGTACTGGGCGAAGCTGCCCGGCGTGGTGCCCATCACCCGCTCGCCCACGGCGGGTGTGTCGACGCCCTCGCCGACGGCGGTGACCTCGCCGGCGAACTCGTAGCCGGCCTGGTACTCCTCGCCGGTGCCGCCGGAGGCCGGGTCGGCGGCGGCGAGCATGGAGGCGTCGGCGTTGTTCAGGGCCGTCGCACGGGCGCGTACGACGATCTGCCCGGGACCGGGCTCGGGTACGGGGATCCGGCGGGCGGCCCAGTCAGGTCCGGTGCCGCCGAACAGGGCGGTCATCATCTCGGGCATGCGCGGGGCTCCTTTCGCGGGTGGCGCGGGGTCAGTGGCTGTTGCGGGTGCGCTCGGTGCGGTACTGCGCGTCGGTGACGTGCTCCAGCCAGGTGGTCTCGGGCCGGTCGTCGCCGGGGGCGACGGCGTCCCACAGGGCGAGGTGCTGCATGAAGCGGTCCTCGGTCGCCCCGTGCCAGTGCTCCTCGCCGGGCGGACAGGTCACGGTCTCGCCGGGGTTGGCTTCATAGACGCTGCCGTCACGGGTGCCGATCAGGGCGGTGCCGGCGACGACGTGGAGGGTCTGGCCGACAGCGTGGTGGTGCCACGCCGTGCGGGCGCCGGGGGCGAAGCGCACCATGTTGGCGCGGATACGGGACGGTTCCTCCCCTGCGTGGATGACGTCGAACCAGACGTCTCCGTCGAACCATTCAGCAGGTCCCTTGCCGGTGGGCCGGGGATTGACGAATTCCATGACGAGCGCTCCTCGAACGGGTGAAGTGTCAGCGGCGGGTGTGGTGCCGCGGGTGAAGGACGGTGCCCGCTGCGGCCCCAGAGCTGTCGGGGCCGCAGCCGTCAGGCCGCGTCAGCGTGGGAGAGAGCGGTGCCCAGAGCGCGCGACGCTCGGGCCTGGTCGGCGATCTCCTTGCCCTTGGCCTCGATGGCAGGCACGGCGTCGTCGCCCGCGACGAACCGCAGCGGAGGCTCCTCCAGGTCGACGACGCTCAGCAGGGCATCGGCGAGCTTGGAGGGGTCGCCGGGCTGCCGGCCGTTCATCGACTGCCACATCTTCTTGGTCTCCGCGGTGCGCGCGGCGTAGTCCTCGATCGAGTTCTCCGCCCAGCTGGTGGAGGCGTCCACGAGGAGCTCGGTGCGGAAGAAGCCGGGTTCGACGACCGTCGTCCTGATGCCGTAGGGCTCCAGGTCGAAGCGCAGGGACTCCATCCAGCCCTCGACGCCGAACTTGGCCGCTGCGTAGGCGACGCAGAACTCCTGGCCGATCACGCCGGCCGGCGAGGAGATCGTGACGACGTGCCCGGCACGCCGGCCGCGCATGACGGGCAGGACGGCGCGGGTGACGTTCATGGGACCGAACAGATTCGTCTCGATCTGTGCCCGCATCTGCGCCTCGGAGATCTCCTCGAAGTAGCCGGCCTGGAAGGTGGCTGCGTTGTTGATCAGCACGTCGATGCGGCCGAAGCGGGCCACGGCCGCATCGACGGCGGCTCGGGCGGCGGAGGTGCTGGTGATGTCCAGTGCGGTGGCCAGCAGGTTGTCCTGCGCGCCACCGAGCGCGTCGAGCACGCGCTCGGGGCGGCGGCCGGTGGCGACGACCTGGTGGCCCGCGGCCAGGGCCCGGCGGGCGATGTCGGTGCCCAGGCCGCGGCCCGCACCGGTGACGAAGATGACCCTGCTCATGAGAGAAAAGCTCCTGCGTAGTCGGGGTGTCAGTCCTGGTCCGCGTCTGAACCTGAGCCTGCGTCGGCGGACGCCAGGACGGCCTTCAGCTGACCGGCGGCGCCCATGGCGTTCGGCCAGCCGGCGTAGAACGCCAGATGGGTGATGGCCTCACTCAGCTCCGCCTCGGACAGTCCGTTCTCCAGCGCCAGCTTCAGATGGAAGCCGAGCTGCTCGGAGCGGTACAGGGCGATCAGCACGGTGACGGTGACCAGGCCGCCGCTCCGAGCTGAGCCCGCGAGCCGTGGGCCTGGCCGACAGCGGCGGGCAGCGCCGGGTCGCCGGGCTGCGCAGGGAAGAGGTGGCCCAGCTCGCTTCGATCTCCACCGACTACTACACGCGCGTCGAGCAGGGCCGGCTGCCACCGTCGTCACCGGTGCTGGAGGCTGTGGCCCAGGCCCTGCACCTCGATGACGACCAGCGGCGCTACGTGTTCGGCCTGGCCGGGAAGGAGGCCGCCCGGCCCCGCCGCCGGGCCCGGCAGAAGGTGCAGCCGCAGCTCCGCAGGGTCCTGGACGACCTCACCTCCACGCCCGCCGTCGTGATGGGCCGCCGGATGGACGTCATCGCCTGGAATCCCCTTGCGGCGGCACTGGTGGCCGACTTCGGAGCGGTACCGGAAAAGCACCGCAATTACGTGCGCATTCTTTTCACCGACCCCACGATGCGTACCCTCTATGCCGACTGGAAGGGCGTCGCGCGTACTGCGGTCGCGCAATTGCGCATGGAGGCGGCGAAGTATCCGGACGATCCCCGACTGACCGCTCTGGTCGGCGAGTTGTGCGTTCAGGACGAGGACTTCCGTCAGTGGTGGGCCGCGCACCATGTCGCCACGCTCGGCGTGGGCACGAAGGTTCTCCACCACCCGGTCGCCGGTGAGCTCTCCCTGGACTGGGACACCCTGACGGCCAGCACCGATCCCGATCAGCAGCTGGTCGTCTGGACTGCCGAAGTCGGCTCGTCCACCCACGACGGCCTGCGGATCCTTGCGTCGTGGGCAGCCGACCGGCACCGCACGCCCACCGGACCCACCGGCTGAACGCCCGGCGCGGTCAGTCCCGGGGGAACTCCTGCCCGGTGGCTCTCGGAGCGGGCGACGAGCGTTCCGCCGGCTGCGGTGCGGTCATGTCGAGCAGGAGCAGGGCGTCGTGGTCGGGGGTGCCGGGTTCGGCGGTGTAGACGCCGATGCGCTGGCCGGGAGTGCCCTCCACGTGCAGGGACTGCGAGGTGAGGGTGACCGTGCCGACCTGCGGGTGCTGGAAGGTCTTGTGGGCGGGCTTGCGCCCGGTCACCTCGTAGCGCTCCCACAGGCCTGCGAAGTCGGAGCTCTTGAGAAGCAGCTCGCCGACGAGGTTGGTGAGATCGGGGGCGTCGGGGGCGGTGCCGGCGATGGCCCGCAGGCGGGCGACGCACGCGGTGATCTGCCGGTCCCAGTCACCGAACAGATCACGGGCCGCGGGATGCAGGAACAGGTAGCGGGCGAGATTGCGGTGCTTGACGGGCCAGTCGTCCAGGCCCGCGTACAGGGCGAGGCCCCCGGGGTTCCAGGCGAGCACGTCCATGCTGCGGCTGATCACGTACGCGGGGTTCGGCCGCAGCGATTCCAGGAGCAGCTTCAGATGCGGGCGTACGGTGCGGCTGGGCGCGGGTGGCGGCTCCGGGGCGTAGCGGGCGGCGCGGGCGGCGAGCTCGCGCAGGTGCTGGTGCTCCTGGTCGTCCATGCGCAGGGCACGGGCGAGGGCGTCGAGGACGGCGGGGCTGGGGCGGGTCTCCTTGCCGCGCTCCATGCGCACGTAGTAGTCGATGCTGATGCCGGCCAGGGTGGCCAGCTCCTCGCGGCGCAGGCCGGGCGTGCGGCGGATGCCGGCGCCGACGGTGAGACCGACGTGTCCGGGGCTGGTCTGGGTGCGGCGGGCGCGCAGGTAGCGGCCCAGCTCGGCGCCTTCACCGTGCGCGTTCTCGGATGCCATGACTCCAGTCTGACTCCCGCATGACCTGGTCCGCAGGTGGGAGAGGGGCCCTGTCATTACCCCCGAAGAGCCCGCCCTGCCACACCAGCGCCATCCGGGCGAAGGTGGAGGGGCACAACGCCGACACCCCGGATCCCACCGGTGGGCCGCGCGGGCACGGCCCGCCGGACCGGGCGAGAGTGAGGTGCCGGGCGGTGCCACGACGTGGAGAGGACGACATGCGTTACATCAAGCTGCGTGACCTGGAGGTGTCCCGGATCGGGCTGGGAGCGATGGGGATGTCCCATGGCTACACCGGATCCGGCACGGACGACGCGGAGTCGGTCAGGACCGTGCACCGTGCGCTGGAGCTGGGCGTCACGCTCATCGACACCGCCGAGATCTACGGCCCCTACACCAACGAGGAACTCCTCGGAAAGGCCCTGAAGGGGCACCGCGACCAAGTGGTGCTGGCCACCAAGTTCGGCCTGGTCTCCCACGGCGGAGAGGGCGCCTGGAACCTGGATTCCAGCCCGGCCAACATCCGCGCGGCCGTGGAGGGCTCGCTGGAGCGGCTGGGCACCGACCACATCGACCTGTACTACCAGCACCGAGTGGACCCGAACACCCCGATCGAGGAGACCGCGGGCGCGGTGGCCGAGCTGATCGCCGAGGGCAAGGTACGCGCCTTCGGCCTCTCGGAAGCCGGGCCGGACACCATCCGGCGCGCGCACGCCGTCCAGCCGGTCACCGCGGTCCAGTCCGAGTACTCCCTGTTCACCCGCGGCATCGAGGAGCGCGTCCTGCCCGTCCTGCGGGAGCTCGGCATCGGCCTGGTGCCGTTCTCCCCGCTCGGACGCGGCGTCCTGACGGGCACGGTCCGCTCCACCGACCAGTTCGACGAGAACGACTTCCGGCGCGACAACCCGCGCTTCACCGGCGAGAACTTCCGTCGCAACCTCGCTCTCGCCGACGAGGTCGAGGCACTGGCCCGCCAGGTCGGCGCCACGCCCGGTCAGGTGGCGCTGGCCTGGCTGCTCGCCCAGGGTGACGACATCGCCCCGATCCCCGGCACCAAGCGTGTCAGCCGGGTCGAGGAGAACACCGCCGCCGACGCCGTCACCCTGACCGCCGAGCACCTCGACCAGCTCTCCAGCCTGCCGCCCGCCGCCGGTGACACGCACACCGAGGCTCAGGCACGGATGCTCGAACGCTGACCTCCCGAGCCCCCCTGATCCCGCTCCGCCCACTCAGTCAAGGACGCCCCCCATGCAGTACGTAACCCTGAACAACAGCGTGCAGATGCCGCTTCTCGGCTTCGGCGTCTACCAGATCCCCGCCGAGGAGACCGAGCGCGCCGTCTCCGACGCACTCGCCGCCGGCTACCGCCTCCTCGACACCGCCGCCGCGTACGCCAACGAAGAGGCGGTGGGACGCGCGATCAGGTCCAGCGGGCTCGCCCGCGACGAGCTGTTCGTCACTACCAAGCTGTGGGTCCAGGACGCCCCCGCCCAGGACAACACCCGCCGCGCGTTCGAGACATCGCTGACCAAGCTGGGCCTGGACCACCTCGACCTGTACCTGATGCACCAGCCCTTCGGCGACGTCTACGGCCAGTGGCGCACCATGGAAGCCCTCAACCGCGAGGGCCTCGCGAAGGCGATCGGCGTCGCGAATTTCTACCCCGACCGGCTGCTCGACCTGATCGTCAACAACGAGATCACCCCGCAGGTCAACCAGATCGAGACCCACCCCTTCTTCCAGCGCGCCGACTACCAGGACCTCATGCGCGAGCACGGCGTGCAGATCCAGTCCTGGGGCGGCTTCGCCGAAGGCAGGAACGACCTGTTCACCAACCCGCTCCTGGCCGGGATCGGCGAGGAGTACGGCAAGTCGGTCGCCCAGGTCGTCCTGCGCTGGCTGACCCAGCGCGGTGTCATCGCCATCCCCAAGTCCGTCCGCGCCGAGCGCATGGCCGAGAACATCGACGTCTTCGACTTCCGGCTCACCGACGAGCAGATGGCCCGGATCGCCACCCTCGACACCGGCAGCTCGCTCTTCTTCGACCACCACGACCCCGAGATCGTCGCCTGGCTCGCCCAGCGCCGCCTGGACGCCTGACCCGAAACCCGCCGCCCTCCCCAGGGGCGAGCGGCCCCTCGCCGGTCGTTCGCCCCTCCGCTGCCGGATCCCTCGCGAAGGGCCTCTCTGTGAACCAGCCGAACCACAGCTCAGCCCGGCGCCGAACGATCCTGCGCGCCGCTCTGTTCACCGGAGTCACCGCCATGGCCGCACCCCACCTCAGCAGTTGCTCACCCGCGAACGATCAGCCAGCCTCCGACGAGAAGTC contains:
- a CDS encoding NAD(P)-binding domain-containing protein, whose protein sequence is MTTTTAYLPVVVIGAGPAGLAAAAHLTERGLIPLVLEAGPAAATAVREWAHVRLFSTWGELIDPAAEKLLAPTGWIRPDPAAYPSGGDWAEQYLQPLADVLGDRVRLGARVTGVSRSGRDRIVDADRDQQPFVVHIAHTDGREERVLARAVIDASGTWSTPNTAGASGLPALGEKGAGDRITYRVPDFDDPAVRARYAGRRTAVIGSGASAFTALAYLAGLATSDDGAGTKGVWVLRRGISGSTFGGGSADQLPARGALGLAARAAVDEGHADAVTGFRTEAIERDTDGRLVLVGEDGRRLDAVDEVIVLTGLRPDLGFLDELRLGLDERLQAPAGLAPLIDPNQHSCGTVPPHGHRELSHPESGVYLVGMKSYGRAPTFLAMTGYEQVRSVAAALAGDLEAADRVELTLPETGVCGGAGLFDDPATAQTDAAGCCATPETALVQLGVRAPAAAAAVDEAPAGGCCGS
- a CDS encoding quinone oxidoreductase family protein translates to MPEMMTALFGGTGPDWAARRIPVPEPGPGQIVVRARATALNNADASMLAAADPASGGTGEEYQAGYEFAGEVTAVGEGVDTPAVGERVMGTTPGSFAQYVLADHRHVLPVPDELGYEEACALPTGLLTEHGALMAAGFRAGQSVLITGATSGIGLIGVQIAKALGAGQIIATTRGAAKRDLLIGAGADTVVLTGGQDLARAVLEATGGEGVDVALDHVGGRVFAACLPATRTDGAVVNIGRLDTAEATIDLDALSYRHLSVSGVSFGFTRPAELGDVIATAGRHLLQAVADARVRPVVDTTLSFDTAAEAVERLRSHQAHGKIVLTVP
- a CDS encoding (R)-mandelonitrile lyase, encoding MEFVNPRPTGKGPAEWFDGDVWFDVIHAGEEPSRIRANMVRFAPGARTAWHHHAVGQTLHVVAGTALIGTRDGSVYEANPGETVTCPPGEEHWHGATEDRFMQHLALWDAVAPGDDRPETTWLEHVTDAQYRTERTRNSH
- a CDS encoding SDR family oxidoreductase, translating into MSRVIFVTGAGRGLGTDIARRALAAGHQVVATGRRPERVLDALGGAQDNLLATALDITSTSAARAAVDAAVARFGRIDVLINNAATFQAGYFEEISEAQMRAQIETNLFGPMNVTRAVLPVMRGRRAGHVVTISSPAGVIGQEFCVAYAAAKFGVEGWMESLRFDLEPYGIRTTVVEPGFFRTELLVDASTSWAENSIEDYAARTAETKKMWQSMNGRQPGDPSKLADALLSVVDLEEPPLRFVAGDDAVPAIEAKGKEIADQARASRALGTALSHADAA
- a CDS encoding helix-turn-helix domain-containing protein; protein product: MGLADSGGQRRVAGLRREEVAQLASISTDYYTRVEQGRLPPSSPVLEAVAQALHLDDDQRRYVFGLAGKEAARPRRRARQKVQPQLRRVLDDLTSTPAVVMGRRMDVIAWNPLAAALVADFGAVPEKHRNYVRILFTDPTMRTLYADWKGVARTAVAQLRMEAAKYPDDPRLTALVGELCVQDEDFRQWWAAHHVATLGVGTKVLHHPVAGELSLDWDTLTASTDPDQQLVVWTAEVGSSTHDGLRILASWAADRHRTPTGPTG
- a CDS encoding helix-turn-helix transcriptional regulator, whose protein sequence is MASENAHGEGAELGRYLRARRTQTSPGHVGLTVGAGIRRTPGLRREELATLAGISIDYYVRMERGKETRPSPAVLDALARALRMDDQEHQHLRELAARAARYAPEPPPAPSRTVRPHLKLLLESLRPNPAYVISRSMDVLAWNPGGLALYAGLDDWPVKHRNLARYLFLHPAARDLFGDWDRQITACVARLRAIAGTAPDAPDLTNLVGELLLKSSDFAGLWERYEVTGRKPAHKTFQHPQVGTVTLTSQSLHVEGTPGQRIGVYTAEPGTPDHDALLLLDMTAPQPAERSSPAPRATGQEFPRD
- a CDS encoding aldo/keto reductase, producing the protein MRYIKLRDLEVSRIGLGAMGMSHGYTGSGTDDAESVRTVHRALELGVTLIDTAEIYGPYTNEELLGKALKGHRDQVVLATKFGLVSHGGEGAWNLDSSPANIRAAVEGSLERLGTDHIDLYYQHRVDPNTPIEETAGAVAELIAEGKVRAFGLSEAGPDTIRRAHAVQPVTAVQSEYSLFTRGIEERVLPVLRELGIGLVPFSPLGRGVLTGTVRSTDQFDENDFRRDNPRFTGENFRRNLALADEVEALARQVGATPGQVALAWLLAQGDDIAPIPGTKRVSRVEENTAADAVTLTAEHLDQLSSLPPAAGDTHTEAQARMLER
- a CDS encoding aldo/keto reductase — protein: MQYVTLNNSVQMPLLGFGVYQIPAEETERAVSDALAAGYRLLDTAAAYANEEAVGRAIRSSGLARDELFVTTKLWVQDAPAQDNTRRAFETSLTKLGLDHLDLYLMHQPFGDVYGQWRTMEALNREGLAKAIGVANFYPDRLLDLIVNNEITPQVNQIETHPFFQRADYQDLMREHGVQIQSWGGFAEGRNDLFTNPLLAGIGEEYGKSVAQVVLRWLTQRGVIAIPKSVRAERMAENIDVFDFRLTDEQMARIATLDTGSSLFFDHHDPEIVAWLAQRRLDA